Proteins co-encoded in one Cinclus cinclus chromosome Z, bCinCin1.1, whole genome shotgun sequence genomic window:
- the ACO1 gene encoding cytoplasmic aconitate hydratase, translating to MSNPFVQIVEPLDPKQPLKKFFNLSKLEDVRYARLPFSIRVLLEAAIRNCDEFLVKKGDVENILNWKVMQHKNVEVPFKPARVILQDFTGVPAVVDFAAMRDAVKKLGGDPEKINPICPADLVIDHSIQVDFNRQSDSLQKNQDLEFERNKERFEFLKWGSQAFKNLRIIPPGSGIIHQVNLEYLARVVMDQDGYYYPDSVVGTDSHTTMIDGLGVLGWGVGGIEAEAVMLGQPISMVLPEVVGYKLVGNPQQLVTSTDIVLTITKHLRQVGVVGKFVEFFGPGVAQLSIADRATIANMCPEYGATAAYFPVDDISIGYLIQTGRDKEKVMCTKRYLEAVGMLRDFKNSSQDPDFTQVVELDLHTVVPCCSGPKRPQDKVAVSDMKKDFETCLGAKQGFKGFQLAPDRHNSIVKFNFEGRDFELAHGSVVIAAITSCTNTSNPSVMLGAGLLAKKAVEAGLTVKPYIKTSLSPGSGVVTYYLRESGVMRYLSQLGFDVVGYGCMTCIGNSGPLPESVVEAITQGDLVAVGVLSGNRNFEGRVHPNTRANYLASPPLVIAYAIAGTIRIDFEKEPLGINSSGKKIFLKDIWPTRNEIQAVERQFVIPGMFKEVYEKIETVNKAWNALDAPSDKLYAWNPKSTYIKSPPFFDGLTLALQTPKTIEDAYVLLSFGDSVTTDHISPAGNIARNSPAARYLTGRGLTPREFNSYGSRRGNDAVMARGTFANIRLVNKFIDKQGPQTIHFPSGEILDVFDAAERYKQAGHPLIVLAGKEYGAGSSRDWAAKGPFLLGVKAVLAESYERIHRSNLVGMGVIPLQYLPGEDAGTLGLTGRERYTIIIPENLKPQMNVQIKLDTGKNFHAIMRFDTDVELTYFHNGGILNYMIRKMAS from the exons ATGAGCAACCCTTTTGTACAGATTGTGGAGCCACTGGACCCAAAACAGCctctgaagaaattctttaatcTGAGCAAATTGGAAGATGTGAGATATG CTCGCCTGCCATTTTCCATTCGAGTCCTCCTGGAAGCAGCTATCCGTAACTGTGATGAGTTCCTAGTGAAGAAAGGAGATGTTGAGAATATTCTCAACTGGAAAGTGATGCAACATAAGAATGTAGAAGTGCCATTTAAGCCTGCAAGAGTTATTCTGCAAGACTTCAC TGGGGTGCCTGCTGTGGTTGACTTTGCTGCAATGCGTGATGCTGTGAAGAAACTTGGTGGGGACCCTGAAAAAATCAATCCTATCTGTCCTGCTGATCTCGTGATAGATCACTCCATCCAGGTTGATTTTAACAggca GTCAGACAGCTTGCAAAAAAATCAGGACCTGGAATTTGAAAGGAACAAAGAaagatttgaatttttaaag tgggGCTCTCAAGCTTTTAAAAACTTGAGGATTATTCCGCCAGGCTCTGGGATCATCCACCAAGTGAACCTGGAGTACTTGGCAAGAGTGGTGATGGATCAGGATGGCTACTACTATCCAGACAGTGTGGTGGGCACTGACTCACATACCACCATGATAGATGGCTTGGGAGTGCTTGGCTGGG GCGTGGGTGGCATTGAAGCAGAAGCAGTGATGTTGGGACAGCCGATCAGCATGGTGCTTCCTGAGGTGGTTGGCTATAAGCTGGTAGGAAACCCTCAGCAACTGGTAACATCCACTGACATTGTGCTCACCATTACCAAG CATCTTCGCCAAGTTGGAGTTGTGGGTAAATTTGTGGAGTTTTTTGGTCCTGGTGTTGCCCAGCTGTCCATTGCTGACCGAGCCACCATTGCCAATATGTGTCCAGAGTATGGAGCAACAGCTGCCTATTTCCCAGTGGATGATATTAGCATTGGATACCTGATACAAACTG GCCGCGACAAAGAGAAGGTTATGTGCACAAAAAGGTATCTTGAGGCTGTAGGAATGCTAAGAGATTTCAAGAACTCTTCTCAGGATCCAGACTTCACACAG GTTGTTGAGTTGGATCTCCATACTGTTGTGCCTTGCTGCAGTGGACCAAAAAGACCTCAGGACAAAGTTGCTGTGTCAGATATGAAGAAGGACTTTGAGACTTGTCTGGGAGCCAAG CAAGGATTCAAGGGATTCCAGCTAGCCCCAGACCGACACAACAGCATagtcaaatttaattttgaggGTCGTGACTTCGAGCTTGCTCATGGTTCAGTAGTGATTGCTGCCATTACAAGCTGTACAAACACCAGTAATCCCTCAGTTATGTTGGGTGCAG gaTTGCTTGCTAAGAAAGCTGTTGAAGCTGGTTTGACAGTGAAGCCGTACATTAAAACTAGCCTGTCCCCAGGAAGCGGGGTTGTCACTTACTATCTGAGGGAGAGTGGAGTTATGCGTTACCTTTCTCAACTAGG GTTTGATGTGGTGGGTTATGGCTGTATGACATGTATTGGCAATAGTGGACCCCTACCGGAGTCTGTTGTTGAGGCCATTACACAG GGAGACCTTGTGGCAGTGGGTGTGTTGTCTGGCAATAGGAATTTTGAAGGGCGTGTCCATCCCAATACCCGTGCTAACTACCTGGCCTCCCCGCCGCTGGTGATAGCCTATGCAATTGCTGGGACCATCCGGATCGACTTTGAGAAGGAGCCTTTAG GAATAAATTCTTCGGGGAAGAAGATTTTCCTGAAAGATATCTGGCCAACAAGAAATGAGATCCAGGCTGTTGAGCGTCAATTTGTTATTCCTGGGATGTTCAAGGAGGTCTATGAAAAAATAGAG ACAGTAAACAAAGCTTGGAATGCCTTAGATGCTCCTTCAGATAAACTGTATGCTTGGAATCCCAAGTCTACTTATATCAAGTCTCCTCCTTTCTTTGATGGTCTG ACTTTGGCTCTTCAGACCCCAAAAACAATAGAAGATGCTTATGTCCTGTTGAGTTTTGGGGATTCTGTGACAACTGACCACATATCTCCAGCTGGGAACATAGCAAGAAATAGTCCTGCAGCCCGTTATTTGACTGGCAGAGG cTTGACTCCTCGAGAGTTCAATTCTTATGGCTCCCGCAGAGGGAATGATGCTGTCATGGCCAGAGGAACATTTGCAAACATTCGCTTGGTCAACAAATTTATTGATAAACAAGGACCTCAGACAATCCATTTCCCTTCTGGGGAAATT CTGGATGTGTTTGATGCTGCAGAAAGATACAAGCAGGCTGGTCATCCTCTGATTgtgctggctgggaaggaaTATGGTGCAGGAAGTTCCAGAGACTGGGCTGCTAAAGGACCATTCCTCTTG GGTGTCAAGGCTGTGCTTGCTGAAAGCTATGAGAGAATTCATCGAAGCAACCTAGTAGGAATGGGAGTGATTCCTCTGCAGTATTTACCTGGAGAGGATGCAGGAACTTTAGGACTCACTGGACGGGAGCGTTACACGATTATCATTCCTGAAAATCTGAAACCACAGATGAATGTCCAGATTAAG CTGGACACTGGGAAAAACTTTCATGCCATCATGAGATTTGACACTGATGTGGAGCTCACTTACTTCCACAATGGCGGCATTCTGAACTACATGATCCGGAAAATGGCatcctaa